The genomic segment atgggaatctCATCCAGGCTCTCAGCTGATCCTTCCAACCAAAGGCTGTGTGAAAGTCACAAACTAAAATCTAGTTAGGACTGAGAGCCAAAGGACGAAACCTTGGTGATTTTCCCAAATTATTGATGACCAAATAGTCCCaacccagcagcacctgcagacTTGCATCacctgcacagctgggctgaTGTTTCAGGCTTTAAAGAGCTTGGAAACAGCCCCTGATTCCCTTGGATTTATCCAAACACCAAGGATGAGGGCACACCCAGTAAATCCACCCTGAATGGTATCAGCACAATCCAAGATAACCTGGCACCAGGCTGATAAGGGGCAGGAAAATCAACCCACCCCTGTGCCAAATTCCTGCCTTTCCAGCCCTCCTCATCCTGTGTTTCCAGGTGGGTGGGGAAATCGAGGAGTTTTGCAGCAGCAAAAATGTCAGATATGGAACTTGGGAATGGGGGGAAGTTGTGTGCTTATCTTCAGTATTTAATAGATTGGTCACCTCTGAGCTGGGGGTGaccaaactgaaagaaaaataaaaaaaaccaagggaTGGGGACCTCCTTAAAGCATCCTGGCAAATGGATTTGGGAAGTGTCACAGCCCTGAGTGCCTGGGACCTGCAGGGTGACAGGGCTTTTGGGATTGCTCACTGAGAGTGAGAGCCAAACTGGACTCCTGCCCCAGGAATGCTGCCAGATTCCTGCTCTGAAAGGAAGGATAAAcctttgggatgctgctccTCTGACTGTGCACAACCAGGGATCACAGCTCCTCATACAATGGCTCCAGTCCTGCTTCCCTTCCATCAGAGGGGTCTTCCCAGAACCCAGTGACACCAAGGTGTGCTCCTGATGGATCATCCCAAGGCTCCCAGGAGCTCTTCCTCTCATGGATGTCTTCACAAGAAGACAACAAAGCCTTTCCCATCCTTTCCATCCCAAATTCTCCCCAGTCTGCCTCAGCCTTTCCAGAGGtgaggtggtggtggggctttccCTGGTGCCACCAGAAGCAGGATCTGGGTCTCCCTGGAAAAATCTTTGTGCCAAAGCTGAATTCCTTGTGGAAAACTCCTAAATTTCCTTGTGGAAAGCAGTCCCCTTCCATCAGAGGAGCTGGCCTAGAACCAAGGAGTGAGACCAAGGTGTGCTCCTGATGGATCATCCCAAGGCTCCcagaagctcttcctctcaTGGATGTCCTCCCAAGAAGAGATCAAAGCCTTTCCCATCCTTTCCATCCCAAATTGTGCTTGGTTTGCCTCAgcctttccagggatggagctttCCCTGGTGCCACCAGGAGCAGGATCTGGATCTGCTTGGAAAAATCCTTGTGCCAAAGCTGAATTCCTTGTGGAAAACTCCTAAATTCCTTGTGGAAAGCAGCCCCCTTCCATCAGAGGGGtcttccctgaggagctggcccaggacgcagcagtaAGACCAAGATGTGCTACTGATGGGTCATCCCAAGGCTCCcagaagctcttcctctcaTGGATGTCCTCCCAAGAAGAGATCAAAGCCTTTCCCATCCTTTCCATCCCAAATTCTGCTTGGTTTGCCTCAGCCTTTCCAGGGATGTGGCTTAACCAGGAGCAGGATCTGGGTCTGCTTGGAAAAATCCTTGTGCCAAAGCTGAATTCCTTGTGGGAAGCTGCCAGGATTCTGCCCACAGATGAACCCAAACTCATGTGCTTTGTACAACTTCCTCTGAATCCAACCCATTTTCCAGCTCATCTTGCCTGGTTTGGGATGAGTTTGGAAGGATTTGTGTCTCTCTGCTAGGGACAGCACCAAGAGGGTGCAGGTGATGGGAGGGAATTCCAGCAGTAAAAATCATGGATGTAGCTCTGAGGagacagggacagtggggagTGAGACACTGTGAGTGTCACCTGACAGTGTGTGACAAAGGGGACACAGAGATTCCAGGAGCACCCATCCAAAGGAGAAAGGGAATCAGCAGGAGAAACCCCAAGAAATCTCAGATAAACCCATCCACGTGTGGATTTATCCtgttaaaatcacagaatggctgatCCAAACCATGgggagcagcttttccagggtTTTCTGAGGAGGGAATTCTGCAGGGGGTGTGAGGCTGGTGGTGCCAGTGCCACCCTGTCCTGGGTGTCCCCACCCTGAtggagctgtcccaggctgggcagggctctggcaccgtccctgtccccagctgggccccCCTCAGTGCTCAGCTCTGGTTTGCTTTGATTGATTTTGTAATTGCTCCTTTAATTGAACAGTTACAGCAACACTACCAGGGAAAGGttccagggctgggaggggaggtGGGAGGGTGTGGGGGTGGAAGGGGAATTGGAGCTGGGGAAAGAGCAAAATgggtttttccctgtttctccAGATGAAAACACAGGGAAGAGGCAGGGGATGAGTTCccttcagcaggagctgaggaggaggaggagaaggagagctGAAAACAATAAATTACAgcaggagaagaagaaaaatgagaagtGGGTTGAAAAGTGTGGCAGGGCCAGAGGGTCCCAGGGACTGCTCAGCCTCCAACTGACAtcggcttcctgagggctgggagtgctggcTGAGGAAAATGGGCCACAGAcaaggaaagggggaaatgggagagctgggagggggaACCAGCGGGACAAGGTGGGAAAAGATCTCAGCAAAACGTGCAGGAGCAAcgtggggaaggaagggaaaaggaagggaaaggcaTCCCTGtgtcagaggagctgcagaggggagggagaaCAGGTGAgatcagggctgtgctgcagagggatTGCTGACAGGGAAAAGGACAATGGGAAGggattgttccctgtgagggtgggcatgccctggcacagaattcccagagaactgtggctgccccatccctggaaatacccaagaccaggctggacagggtttggagcaccgTGGGATGGCGCAAGTGTCTCTACCATAGCTGGGGGATGACATTTAaggtccctccaacccaaaccattccacaattccatgattccttgATGTAAACCCACACTGTGCccggctgtggggcaggcacagTGAGCCTGGAGCTCACCAGGAGCGTGTCAGGAAAAGGACAGGAGAATCCAGACGGGGTCAGGGGGGAAGGTGCACGCAGAGGCCACGGAGCAGCTCCACAGAGAAGCAGCTCAGGTTTCaggagagcctggagctgcagggggacaggaggtgggctctgcattccctggcaggcagcacaaGGCAGGTTTAAAGAATATCCTTCCATTTAGGAATTTGTTTATTATTCTTAACTAAGCAGCTCAGACAGGCAGCACGGCATCCACGCTGGCTGCCCAGgaaggcagggaagggagggacaGGAAGGCACATTTCCACACTGGGGGCAGAGGGAGTTGTGCCCTGCTGGGCCAGGGAaggggcaaaaaccttttccagctcTGAAGGAGAAGGGTGGAACAGACTCAGCTGGGGTGGGATCCAGCTGAGTGCCCAGAGGGgtcagagctgagctgctgtccccaaacccagcagcgCCTTTGGGGTGGCTGCTCCTGTGGCACTTCAGACCTTGAGATTTTCATCTGAAACTTGAGATTTTGAGATCTTGACTTGGAATTTTAATCTGAAATTACTCAGACCCTGTAGCAGAAGTGTTTTCtagggaggagggagaagtgaTCTCCTTGCTGGTAAAATCCAGTCATTCACAAGGCACCAGGACATTGGTGGTCATAGGAATCCCCTCACCTGGCAGGTGTGTCCATACTGGGGGGTCAGGGCACATCTCCCAGCTCTGCATTTTGAATTTCTGGACCGTCTGGAATGCGTTCAtctgctgcagggatggccAAGAACACAGcaagccaggccaggctggacatttccctttgtgagggtggtgaggcacagggtgcccagggaagctgtggctgccccatccctggacatgcccaaggccagcctggagcagcctgggatggtgggaggtgtcccatGGCAGGGTGTGGAAGTGGAAAAGCTGTGTTTTTCAGCCCAAATCTTCCAATATCCCTGACCCTGGTGTGCAGGGTGCTGCAGATTTGGGTGCTGAACACCCACCCTGGTGTGAGCACCAGCAGGACAGTGAGGGAAGGACAAACTGCCCTCCCCCAGTGCCCTGCGTGCTGGAAATGAGGGTGAGGAAGGTCATTCAGGATAAACCAAGGAGGGGAGTGGAGTGGGAGCCAGGCAGCTCTCAGCAGCGGGAGGtggtggaggaggagagagcGGGAATGCCACACGTGGGGGagcagaaaattccaggaatgGGAGCAGGGAAACGGCGGCAGGCAGAACAGGAGGCAGGAAAGGTCCCTCATCCTGGCCATAAGCAGGGCTGGGTGTTAACTCCCGGGATTATCCTGCCCCGGAGGCTGGAGGGCTCCACACCTCTGACAGGAAACCCTGCTGGAAACTCGGTGCAGAATGTCTCAGTGCTGGGAGAAATTCCTTCTCCATCCTGGAAcattcctgttcccatccctggaacattcctgggagcagagcagcaggcaggagctcccACCTGGCCCCCATAGCACGGAGCAGAGGAAAATTTGTTCTCCATCTCTGGAACattgctgggagcagagcagcaggcaggagctcccACCTGTTCCCCAtagcacagagcagagagctgccTGGTTAGAAATTcgttccccatccctggaacatCCCAGGATTATCCTGCCCCGGAGGCAGGAGGGTTCCACACCTCTAACAGGAAACCCTGCTCTGGAAATTGCTGGTGCTGGGTGCAGAATGTCTCAGTGCTGggagaaattccttccccatccctggaacattgctgggagcacagcagcaggtagGGGAGCTCCCACCTGTCCCCCATAGCACACAGCAGAGAGCTGCCTGGTCGAAATTcattctccatccctggaacatccctgggagcagagcagcaggcaggagctccctcctggcccccccagcccacctttcACCACCTCCCCTGCCACCCCTCTCCTCCCTTTTGCTCCCATTCTCCACTTTCCTTTCatcctttttatttcccctaGCAGTGACTCTCTCATCTCCAGGCCTCCCAAACTCATCTCACCTGTGCCCcatcagcagagctcagcacttTCTCCTGTGGCTCCAAAAGCCTTTCAGTGGTCAGTCCTCCCCCAGCACTCTCTGGACAgagtctccctctctccctgctcccttccccctcctctttctctccctcccatAATATTTTCCATATGAAGAAGCCTTCCTGAAGCCTCACACTGCCCTCTTGGCGAGTCTGAGGCGGGTTAGAGGAGACCCTGGGAGCCTTTaatcccctctctctctctctcttgcttTCATCCTCAGCCACAGCTGGACGCCCCATTGATGTGGAACAGACCAAACACCAGGCCCTCActaagctgctgctgtggggcctctcctcctccccaggagccctgagcagtgTCCAGCTCCTGAGCAGGGTCCAGCAGCCCCTCCACACCCAGCCTGGGGGTCCCAGCTCCCCCTCCTCactgcctctgctccttcctgagCCATCTTGCAGCGCTTTATGCTGAGTTTCCCTCATCCCATTATCCCCCTTTCCCAGGATTGTTTGGGGTTGATCCCCCcagtccctgcagagctgggtgaGGGTGAGGGGCTGCTCTGTGTTGATGTAACTCGTGGTTATGTCCCAGGGAGGGCCTGGTGGGCTCCCCCAGCTCAGCACTTGGGTGTTCAGCCTGCAATCAGCTCAGAGTTTTGGAGAAAAGCATTTTGTAAAGCCCACTGCAGGTGAGGCAAGAATATCTTTGAATtgagggatggtttgggttggaggggatgTGAAaaatcacccagtgccacagacACTGTGATGGGgatccctgggggtgtcccaggCCACgctggacggggcttggagccacctgggctgtgggaggggtcccggccatggcaggggggcactgggggcagtGGGAAGGGtcccagggtggcactgggggcttgGTGTGGttccagggtggcactgggggctatGGGAGGAGTCCCAGGGTGACACTTGGGGCTCAGTGCAGTCCCAGGGTGGCCCTGGGGGCTGTgtcaggggtcccaggatggcAGTGGGGACTTGGTGTCGTCCCAGGGTGGTactgggggctctgggaggtgtccctgacaCGGCAAGGTGAAGGTCTTGGGGTGGCAATGGGGGCTCTGTCAGGGGTCCCAGGTGGCACTAGGGATGGCACAAGGGGCTCGGGGCGGTTCTAGGGTGGCCCTGGGGGCAGTGTCGGGGGtcccagggtggcactggaggtgTCACTGGGGGCAGTGTCGGGGGTCccagggtggcactgagggctgtgttgggggtcccagggtggcACCGGGGATGTCACTGGGGGCAGTgtttggggtcccagggtggCCCTGGGGGCAGTGTCGGGGGTCCCAGGGTGGCACCGGGGGTGTCACTGAGGGCTGTGTTGGGGAtcccagggtggcactgggggcagtgttgggggtcccagggtgtCACTGGGGGCAGTGTTGGGGAtcccagggtggcactgggggcagtgttgggggtcccagggtgtCACTGGGGGCAGTGTCGGGGGTCCCAGGGTGTCACTGGGGGCAGTGTCGGGGGTCCCGGGTGGTCCCGGGGTCTCGGTGCCGTCCCCGGCCCGGGGCCCTCGCGGGGCTCATTCCTGAGCCTCCCCCGCCCCCTGGCGGCCGCGCTCCGCCACTGCAGCGCCCTCTGctccaaaaaccccccaaaaaccccaaatccccgaTATTTTCAGCAAAGTCTAACCCAGACACGCTTCTGTGGGTGTGACACAACCAGAGTGAATCAGCTgcgatcagctgcagctccggGGTTTGCTGgaaggcagcagagaggggatgGCTCCATCCTTAAGCTCCAAAGGAACTTTGGGGAATCCAAGAAGACAGGGAAGAGGTGGATTGATAACAGAGTTCAGAGAAAGGGGGAGAAATGATCTGAGTTGTCAGGAACACAGCTGAGGAgggaaaatcaaaatatttgggATGCAACTGTCTGGAGTCAGTCTGGAGTGGAAGGACTGAGgggagaatgggaatgggaatgatcTGATCTGATCTCTGAGGTCACAGTGGGTATAACAGCATTGaagtggaacaaggcatcaaagccagggagaggcagagctgggaggagtGTTCAGATGGCGCTGGTGCCTCACTGGAACAGGAAAatgctgcagcctcagctgcttAAAGAGATCTTTAGAAATGCCATGGACAGGCCTGATCCTGCTGTGTCACTGGGCTGGCTGAAGTGACCTCCTGAGACAACATTCATCTTCTCCCCTGTGATTCTGTCATTAAAATCACATTGATCCTCTGCCAGACATGCAGCAAAAGGCCCAACTTCATcacattcctgctgctccaagaTGCCAGGCCCTGGATGGGCATCTCCTCatggcctgtcctgccccacaGAGCCTCTCCCCTGGTGCAGGACCTCCCATGGATGCAGCAAACGCCGTGGGaagggctgaggagcagctcttggCTCAGTTTGGAGGCAACCAGTTGCAGGAAGTGAACTAATTGCAGCCTCCTGGGATTTGTTCAGCAGAGCCCGAGCGTGTTCCCCCTTCTCGTTACCGAGCATCAAGTGCCTGATgagagagggatttggggacaagACAATGCAGAGATATCTAGCACAAAATGATTAGCCAGAATGTATTGTTAATAAGCTGCTTATTCATATAATTGGAAATTCTTTGCAGCTGGGGTGTCAGTGGAGGCTgagtgtgctgctctgctggagcgGGGCAGGTACCGGCCCAGGGGACgccgtgctggcacagcagctcctgctcctccttcaagggcagggaAGGACACAGGGAGGTGAAGGAGAGGCAGAAAGGCtcagccaagccctgctggTGAGGGACACAATTCCCAGTGTGGAAGCACGGGGTgtctgggagcagggaaaagcaCAGAGTTTCTCCTTTCAGCACCCAGAGAGAGAAAGGGCAGGTGCTGGGGAAGatggaacaggaaagccttataaatatgattgtctggcaaaaatttttgagaatatagaaactgtgagatggaaatgaaagcaagttttgagaTCCCTTAATTACTGAACAACAGGAAAACAATGATGTGGCcactgaaggtgatcccctttggatggaacaacaccctctgcttgcagacaggcccaagggtcagagcagaccccacagcttggcagaaggggcccaaagaggagtttttagggtttaaaatgtaacacagtgtggtaatgtaatgattcttataggctgtatggaaatgctgtaggatttgtatcttggactagattggttagtgagaatcagaatattcagcacagaagaagatttattgtattgtaatgggaaccttGCTCTCTTACCCTCTTACTCTCTTAGCCTCTCATCCTCTTTCTCATCCTCTGTCCCCCTTCTCTTgtctcagccctgctccagctgtggctgcagctcccagcagggccctgcacttggccctttgcaataaaccccaagttccaagcccagaagaagatttattgtattgtaacaggaacctTGCCCTCTGATCCTCTCTTTTACTCTCCCATTCTCTCTTTACCGCACTCTTGCCTTCTCTCCCTTTACCTCTCCCTCTTTGgggcctgctccagctgtggctggcagctcccagcagggccctcaCCTGACCctctgcaataaaccccaaattccaagccctggcttcagagatctctcatctccatccatcccaccaTCCCACCCCCTGACTCTCCTACATCCAGGAAAATGTGGCCTTGAGGCAGATcagccctgacactgctccTGCTTCCCCAAGCAGCTGTCTGGGACAGAACCGGCTGTGGGAGATCATGGGGGagccccccagagctgcccccagagggggctgtggtTGTGGGAtgcacacacagcagctccagcactcaCCTGGAGCACTGCACAGCAGCTTTGTGTGGGTTTGCAGAGTTCCTCAGAGAGGCTgggggaaagagggaaagaagCCATTCCCCATTCGACACCCTGTTAGCCCTGCAAAACACCTGGGTGCAGAATCAGCAGGAAATTCATGTGAATTCAAACTCCACATTTGGAATTTCAAATTTCAAACCCTGGAACATTTCCCTCCCACCAgccagggaggaagaggagccagGTGTGCCGACCTCACCACGGGCtggggggacaggagggtgACAAAACCAATGCCACCAGCCAGgcgagagcagcagctgcccctggcaccaggagaggctgcgtgctgggcacagccactTCCCCAAAAGCACCCCGAGATTGCTGTCATATTAATTTTGTGACAAAACATGAGGAGGTGTTTCCGCTTGAGGCAAGAGCGAGAACTCAGCACTTCCCCCCCggctgtgtcactgccaggCAGGAGAGGCCAGGGGCACCCAGGCTGGCACGGCACACGCTGGGCAGCCCCCAGTGATGCCCCttccctggccatggagctgagagccctgttcctgctgccACTCTGCTTCCCAGGTAGGAGAAGGGCTCGGGGGACAGGGAGAACCCTCCCCACCTccttcctgctgccctgggagctcctgcagcaccagcaccaggctCTGAGGGTTTGTGGGCGTCTCTGCaccttcacagaaagggtgatggggaagggaaagggctgcccagggagctgggggagTCACCACCCCTGCAGGTGTTCAACAACAGACGGGATGTGGCACTGAGCGCCATGGGCTGGGTGACAGGGTGGCGTGAGGACATGGGTTGGGCTtggtgatctcagaggtcttctccagccttgttgattctgtgattctgtcgtGCTgtaattctgtggttctgtggtcAGCTCCCCTCTCCCTCACCACTTCTGATCCTTCCAGGTGTCCAAGGCCAAGCCCCAGAAGCCTACAGACGACGGGAAGGGAACACTCTGTTCATCCAGTGTCCTTATGCAGCATGGACTACTGGCCAGCAGGAAAAATACTGGTGCCTCCTCCAGGGAAATGAAAGATGTCACGAAGTCCTGCGTGTGTACTCATATAGAGACACCAGACAATCCCAGGATGGGAGAATTAAAATAAAGGATAACGAAGCTAATAGGACTGTTTCTGTCACCATGAGTGGCCTCAAGGCAGAGGACTCAGGCACATatttctgtgctgctccctACAGCTACAGCTATCCATGGCTAAGGATGATCTCGCTGATTGTTTTCAGGGGTGAGTACCTGTACCCCACCCAAAGCCGAACCTTGTCAGGAAGCCACATcactccttcccctgctctaCCCCCCTCTCCCCCACGGCTGAGCAGCTTCCCCTGGTGCCCCCAGCCTTGCTCCCTGCTTTCCCTCCCACacagggagagaaggagccccacagccctgcctggtcctgctggctccCACTCCCCCTGCCCTGAGGGAGTTGCCCCAGGGCATGGTCTGTCCCAGGTGCCCCTGTGCCCAGTACTGACTGGGCAGTGCCACCTTTGGTGtttcacagagctgctccagtggGAGCTGGACACCCTGACAGTGCAGTGCCCAGTGTGGAGTAATGCCTGGTGCCAAGCTGGGCCCAAATGCACACCCCCTAGGATGGGACAAACATCTCCAGCACAGAGTGAAATGAAATCCCTGCAGGACAGAGTATCAGTGCTGTATAATGCTCAAAGGGCTCTCGTTGTCACCATGAAGAACCTGCAGATCCAGGACTCTGGTGCGTACTGGTGTGCACTGGACTCTGGGCACACCAGGAAAATGGAGGTCAAGCTCTCTGTGTTCAAGAGTGAGTACCTGCCATGTTCTCTATGAGTACCTGCCATgttctctgtgtctctgtgggTATCTGCCATGTTTTGTGTGTCCAAGAGTGAATACCTGCCATGTTCTCTGTGTCCTTATGAGTACCTGCCATGTTCTCTGTTTTGCAGGGACCCAGAGGTATTGCAGTGCTGGAGAGGGGGTGCCCCACTCTCGGACCCCCCTTTTGGGGTCTCAGCACACATCCTGGCTGTTTTGCAGGGACCCAGAAGCTCACAGCCGAGAAGTCAGCCAACATCACTGTCAAGTGTCACTACAAGATCGCCGACTACAGCACTGTCAGCAAAGCCTGGTGCAaaagggaagaggggaaaacGTGCAAAGTGCTGGTCACCACCACATCAGAGTccccagcagcaaacagcacGGCTCAGGAGCGTGTCAGGATCCAGGATGACACCCAGCAGGGCATTGTGACCGTCAccatggagcagctgcaggtgcaggactcGGGCGTGTACTGGTGTGCGCTGCTGGACGGCTCCGGGCTGCTCCGCATGGAGGAGATCACACTCAACATTTCCAAGGGTGAGTATTGGTATTTTTACCAATATGGCCG from the Zonotrichia albicollis isolate bZonAlb1 chromosome 28, bZonAlb1.hap1, whole genome shotgun sequence genome contains:
- the LOC106629717 gene encoding polymeric immunoglobulin receptor-like — translated: MELRALFLLPLCFPGVQGQAPEAYRRREGNTLFIQCPYAAWTTGQQEKYWCLLQGNERCHEVLRVYSYRDTRQSQDGRIKIKDNEANRTVSVTMSGLKAEDSGTYFCAAPYSYSYPWLRMISLIVFRELLQWELDTLTVQCPVWSNAWCQAGPKCTPPRMGQTSPAQSEMKSLQDRVSVLYNAQRALVVTMKNLQIQDSGAYWCALDSGHTRKMEVKLSVFKRTQKLTAEKSANITVKCHYKIADYSTVSKAWCKREEGKTCKVLVTTTSESPAANSTAQERVRIQDDTQQGIVTVTMEQLQVQDSGVYWCALLDGSGLLRMEEITLNISKALRQGRGSYSENQSQETLGDSENTFLILSVVLLILLLLALLSCTALAVRHYRLLLRTGNRETEDTSDRAEGTAQPGSSGRRESSQDGSKGPAYINLDVQSPSSPEDPLYCNVELSQAPRNPQHVEYAIIAFNQAPRTSKE